The following are encoded together in the Carboxydothermus pertinax genome:
- a CDS encoding molybdopterin-dependent oxidoreductase, whose product MDQQKKPVKISRRSFLKTSAVLAGVGLVAPAALGSEQSAVESWFLDDPHGTGQEVLDYGAEDVIYTTCEQCNTHCTLKAVITPAKGNGPTSYIRKLAGNPYSPLNMQPFGQIPYNTPVDEAAKGSGDIAKEGRGFRGGRTCLKGQAGIQTAYDALRVQKPLKRVGPRGSGQWQSISWEQALKEIVYGSPDLGTPGLKNLWAFVPEEKVMADWEKVKKGEMSQEEFDAKYKDVLIDTKHPDLGPKANQIVGFFGDRRDFFKDRFWSQTLGSINSLDHGGICSVNGVIGNVQSFNTEKPKKRMYADVDNAEFVIIWGTNPLVANKGPTWLAPKIMNALKRGMKLAVVDPRLSRIAEKAHIWVPTKPGTDAALALGMARWIIENKRYDLRYLTNPNQAAAKADGEPTWSDATYLVNLSAKGKPKLRASDLGIGTKEQFVVIQNGKPVPHDQASEGELEVDTVINGIHVKSVFTLFKERVMEYTIEEYAKICEIDPQQIIELAREFTSHGKKAAITSYRGPAMHTNGFYNLRAINCLNHLIGNYDWKGGSMSTGAKFNPFEGRYDLLKVPKGFKAWGIPLVRNKVAYEKTTLFERDGYPAKRPWFQYSANNIQEALPSAAEGYPYPIKALFIHRISPLLSVPVGKAHKEILKDQKTIPLLVVSDVVISETATYADYILPDLTYLERWGFETIYPNFPLKETHIQQPVTRVYPEARQMEDFFIELAKELKLPGVGAGAFPDGSSLDRAEDFYLKLVANIAYDGKKPVPEADDKELLIFERARKKALGKFFDLEAWKRAVKPEEWRRVVYVLNRGGRFEEKGNEYDGPYLKYKLGAEVNFYSEKVAKGKHSYTGKPFDGLPRIEEITYYNGQRVENEGYPLILITWKARHIGTHRNISDAWLREIEAENYVWINPEDAKKRGINTGDTIKIISPNFEVIGKALVTGGIKPGVVGCSYNYGHFAYGAAPVIIDGKKIPAVQPYGHTGWVAGVSDTGFALGRGTGFSVNAVQLVDVALKNACLSDPIGGGASGLDTRVEVVKA is encoded by the coding sequence ATGGATCAACAAAAGAAGCCGGTTAAAATCAGCCGAAGAAGTTTTCTTAAAACCAGCGCTGTTTTGGCGGGAGTAGGTTTGGTAGCTCCCGCAGCCTTGGGGTCTGAGCAGTCGGCGGTTGAATCCTGGTTTTTAGATGATCCTCACGGGACGGGCCAAGAGGTCCTGGATTACGGTGCTGAGGATGTTATTTATACCACCTGTGAACAGTGTAATACCCACTGTACTCTTAAAGCGGTTATCACCCCTGCTAAAGGAAACGGTCCTACTTCTTATATTAGAAAGTTAGCCGGCAACCCTTATAGTCCGCTTAACATGCAACCTTTTGGTCAGATTCCGTACAATACTCCTGTGGATGAAGCAGCAAAAGGTAGCGGTGATATAGCCAAGGAGGGAAGAGGCTTTAGGGGTGGACGGACCTGTCTTAAAGGCCAGGCCGGTATCCAAACTGCTTATGATGCTTTGCGAGTGCAAAAGCCTTTGAAAAGGGTTGGTCCCCGGGGAAGCGGGCAATGGCAAAGTATAAGCTGGGAACAAGCATTAAAGGAAATAGTTTACGGTAGTCCGGATCTTGGGACTCCGGGGTTAAAAAACCTTTGGGCCTTTGTTCCCGAAGAGAAGGTAATGGCCGATTGGGAAAAGGTGAAAAAAGGAGAGATGTCCCAGGAAGAATTTGATGCGAAGTATAAAGATGTGCTTATCGATACTAAACATCCTGATTTGGGGCCCAAGGCTAATCAAATTGTAGGCTTTTTTGGGGACCGGCGGGATTTTTTCAAAGACCGGTTTTGGAGCCAAACCCTTGGCAGCATTAACAGCCTTGACCATGGAGGAATTTGTAGTGTCAACGGTGTAATCGGGAATGTACAGTCTTTTAACACAGAAAAACCGAAAAAGCGCATGTACGCCGATGTGGATAATGCTGAATTTGTTATTATCTGGGGAACTAACCCGCTGGTAGCCAATAAAGGGCCAACTTGGCTCGCCCCCAAAATTATGAATGCTCTCAAAAGAGGGATGAAGCTGGCGGTGGTCGATCCAAGATTGAGCCGGATTGCTGAAAAGGCACATATCTGGGTACCGACAAAGCCGGGAACGGATGCAGCTTTAGCTCTGGGTATGGCCCGCTGGATTATAGAAAACAAGCGTTATGACTTAAGATATTTAACCAATCCCAACCAGGCGGCTGCAAAAGCTGACGGGGAACCGACCTGGTCCGATGCAACTTACTTGGTTAATTTGTCTGCAAAAGGAAAGCCCAAGCTAAGAGCCAGTGATCTTGGAATTGGAACTAAAGAACAGTTTGTGGTAATCCAGAATGGAAAGCCTGTACCCCATGACCAGGCTAGCGAAGGAGAATTGGAAGTAGATACGGTTATTAACGGCATCCATGTCAAGTCGGTGTTTACCCTGTTTAAAGAGCGGGTTATGGAATACACCATTGAGGAATATGCCAAGATTTGCGAAATCGACCCGCAGCAGATTATCGAACTGGCCCGGGAGTTTACTTCCCATGGGAAAAAAGCGGCTATTACCTCCTACCGGGGTCCGGCAATGCATACCAATGGTTTCTATAATCTGCGGGCTATTAACTGCCTTAACCATCTGATCGGCAACTATGACTGGAAAGGGGGCAGTATGAGCACCGGAGCGAAGTTTAATCCTTTTGAGGGCAGGTATGATCTGTTAAAAGTACCGAAAGGATTTAAAGCCTGGGGCATTCCGCTGGTACGGAACAAGGTTGCCTATGAAAAAACTACTCTTTTTGAACGGGATGGCTATCCGGCCAAGCGACCCTGGTTCCAGTATTCTGCTAACAATATTCAGGAGGCCTTGCCAAGTGCTGCTGAAGGTTATCCATATCCTATCAAAGCCCTGTTCATTCACCGGATTTCTCCTTTATTATCGGTACCGGTGGGAAAAGCTCATAAAGAGATCTTAAAAGACCAGAAAACTATTCCCCTTTTGGTGGTATCCGATGTGGTAATCAGTGAAACAGCTACTTATGCCGATTATATTTTGCCTGATTTAACTTATCTGGAACGCTGGGGTTTTGAAACCATATACCCCAATTTTCCACTGAAAGAAACCCATATTCAACAGCCGGTAACCCGGGTTTATCCTGAAGCCAGGCAGATGGAAGATTTCTTTATTGAGCTGGCCAAGGAGTTAAAGCTGCCGGGGGTTGGGGCTGGGGCCTTTCCGGACGGGAGTTCACTGGATCGAGCTGAGGACTTTTATTTGAAGCTGGTGGCCAACATTGCCTATGATGGGAAAAAGCCCGTACCGGAAGCTGATGACAAAGAACTGTTAATCTTTGAAAGGGCAAGAAAAAAAGCGTTGGGGAAGTTTTTTGATCTGGAGGCCTGGAAACGGGCGGTTAAGCCGGAAGAGTGGCGCCGGGTGGTCTATGTTCTTAATCGGGGAGGTAGATTTGAAGAAAAGGGGAATGAATATGATGGTCCGTATCTTAAATATAAATTGGGCGCGGAAGTTAATTTTTACTCCGAAAAAGTGGCTAAAGGTAAGCACTCCTATACCGGCAAGCCTTTTGATGGTCTGCCCCGTATTGAAGAAATTACCTATTACAATGGACAAAGGGTGGAAAATGAGGGTTATCCCCTAATTTTAATTACCTGGAAAGCAAGACATATCGGAACTCACCGTAATATTAGCGATGCTTGGTTACGGGAAATTGAGGCGGAAAATTATGTTTGGATAAATCCGGAAGATGCCAAAAAACGCGGAATTAACACCGGAGATACTATTAAAATTATATCCCCAAATTTTGAAGTAATAGGCAAGGCTCTGGTTACTGGTGGTATTAAGCCCGGCGTGGTAGGATGTAGCTATAACTACGGCCACTTTGCTTATGGTGCAGCGCCGGTGATAATTGACGGCAAAAAGATACCTGCCGTTCAACCTTACGGTCATACAGGATGGGTAGCTGGAGTTAGTGATACCGGATTTGCGTTGGGCAGAGGTACCGGTTTTTCGGTAAATGCTGTTCAATTAGTGGACGTGGCCTTAAAAAATGCTTGTTTGTCCGATCCTATTGGCGGCGGAGCCAGTGGATTGGACACACGGGTGGAAGTAGTTAAGGCTTAA
- a CDS encoding GGDEF domain-containing protein produces MSKVDKIEVARNILYNAAKMNMNKENILKISQKIDRYKVEHFNKGGYLAKMPWGKGKISRFVTSILLMTGFIFSLLLYLLEGSNSSMWKIYLIFQFITTTVYLVFLQKLQRQVYLDALTGLNNRRYFYERLSRLKTKNSFSLLLIDIDDFKRINDTYGHAAGDLVLQQVAKTLQSVTRKNDLIARWGGDEFVIVLLEVNEQEAFKVACRLKNLVENSKILIGDSFDKVTISIGIASIKKGTSFNVEYFMKVADEALYKAKGKKNFITIGG; encoded by the coding sequence GTGAGTAAAGTTGATAAAATTGAAGTTGCAAGAAATATCTTATATAACGCCGCAAAAATGAATATGAATAAGGAAAATATACTAAAAATAAGCCAAAAAATAGATCGATATAAAGTGGAACATTTTAACAAAGGTGGATATTTAGCCAAAATGCCCTGGGGGAAAGGGAAAATTTCTAGGTTTGTTACGTCAATTTTATTAATGACCGGGTTTATATTTTCCCTTCTTTTATATTTACTTGAAGGAAGCAATAGTTCAATGTGGAAGATATATCTAATATTTCAATTTATAACAACCACTGTTTATTTGGTTTTTCTGCAAAAATTACAGCGACAAGTTTATCTAGATGCTTTGACTGGGCTAAATAATAGGAGATATTTTTATGAACGATTATCCCGTTTAAAGACAAAAAATTCCTTTTCATTGCTTTTAATTGATATTGATGATTTTAAAAGAATAAATGATACTTATGGACATGCTGCCGGAGATCTGGTACTACAGCAAGTTGCTAAGACTCTACAAAGTGTAACGAGAAAAAACGATCTTATTGCCCGCTGGGGGGGTGATGAGTTTGTAATAGTTCTTTTGGAAGTAAATGAACAAGAGGCCTTTAAAGTTGCTTGCCGGCTTAAAAATTTGGTAGAAAATAGCAAAATTCTGATTGGAGATAGTTTCGACAAAGTTACCATCAGTATTGGTATTGCTTCTATTAAGAAAGGAACATCATTTAATGTAGAATATTTTATGAAAGTTGCTGATGAAGCTCTTTATAAGGCAAAAGGAAAAAAGAATTTTATTACAATTGGAGGCTAA
- a CDS encoding polysaccharide deacetylase family protein, with protein MLKKFFPIISLLLVLTLISAGCVSASPSSNIVVLEYHGVVPESAWGKVNHLYNVRVETFENQIKTLLNAGYKPISAKQLLAFYYGGYKPSGKEFLITFDDGYRNNYLYAFPILKKYHVPAVINLIVARVDEAKNHDNPIKGYLNWLEVREMANSGLIYFGSHTYNSHDKIFTSKNKIKNYSFLGPIYLPGQKRMESWQEAKIRINQDLQLSIKRIQKETGQKTEIFCYPHGIYNSWFINLVKQNGFKIAFAGNIPHNNDPYKVRRLLVTDALRGRMLLLKLKLNENFPQNIYNLQGNLLSLLKKLL; from the coding sequence ATGTTAAAAAAATTTTTCCCAATCATCTCTCTCTTACTTGTTCTTACTCTGATCTCCGCCGGGTGTGTGTCTGCTTCTCCGTCCTCCAACATTGTGGTATTAGAGTACCATGGGGTAGTTCCGGAAAGTGCATGGGGTAAAGTCAATCATCTTTACAATGTTCGGGTAGAAACTTTTGAAAATCAAATTAAAACTTTATTAAATGCTGGATATAAACCTATATCTGCAAAGCAACTTTTAGCTTTCTATTACGGCGGTTATAAACCTTCTGGCAAAGAATTTTTAATAACCTTTGACGATGGCTACCGTAACAATTATCTTTATGCTTTTCCTATTTTAAAAAAATATCATGTGCCAGCGGTAATTAATTTAATTGTGGCCCGGGTTGACGAAGCCAAAAACCATGACAATCCAATTAAAGGTTATCTAAACTGGTTGGAAGTTCGGGAAATGGCTAATTCCGGCTTAATTTATTTTGGGTCTCACACTTATAATAGTCACGATAAAATTTTTACAAGTAAAAACAAAATAAAAAATTATTCCTTTTTAGGCCCAATTTATCTTCCAGGCCAAAAAAGAATGGAATCCTGGCAGGAAGCTAAAATTCGAATAAATCAAGATTTACAACTATCCATAAAAAGAATTCAAAAAGAAACCGGACAAAAAACAGAAATTTTTTGTTATCCGCATGGTATCTATAATTCATGGTTTATAAACCTTGTAAAACAAAATGGCTTTAAAATTGCCTTTGCTGGCAACATCCCTCACAACAATGACCCTTATAAAGTTCGGCGTTTATTAGTTACAGATGCCCTACGCGGGCGAATGCTTTTATTAAAATTAAAACTTAATGAAAACTTTCCGCAAAATATTTACAACTTACAGGGAAATTTGCTTAGTTTACTTAAAAAGCTTCTTTAA
- a CDS encoding undecaprenyl-diphosphatase: protein MDYTLFQVINNLSGHNIIIDRLMIAISKYGIFFYGLMLLAIFLTSQKRVKIEIFKIGFAGLIAVGLAGLISKIYYRPRPFISHKVHLLYPHQPDGSFPSDHVTGGFTLALGLYSLSPSLGRIAIVYSIIMAFSRIYVGHHYPTDVVGGILLGALINFLRLYFEKNFLSIKRRDLQC from the coding sequence ATGGACTACACACTTTTTCAGGTAATTAACAACCTTTCCGGACATAATATAATTATTGATCGCTTGATGATTGCCATCTCTAAATATGGAATATTTTTTTATGGTTTGATGCTGTTAGCAATATTTTTAACCAGCCAAAAACGTGTCAAAATTGAGATTTTTAAAATTGGCTTTGCCGGACTAATTGCCGTAGGATTAGCTGGCCTAATAAGTAAAATTTACTATCGACCCCGTCCCTTTATCAGCCATAAAGTGCATTTATTATATCCTCATCAGCCAGATGGTTCATTCCCTTCAGACCATGTGACCGGAGGTTTTACTTTGGCATTGGGACTTTACTCCCTCTCTCCATCCCTTGGTCGTATAGCAATTGTTTATAGTATCATAATGGCGTTTTCCCGGATCTATGTTGGCCACCATTACCCCACTGATGTAGTTGGAGGGATACTTTTAGGTGCATTAATTAATTTTTTACGGTTATATTTTGAGAAAAACTTTCTAAGCATTAAGAGAAGGGATCTGCAATGTTAA
- a CDS encoding polysaccharide deacetylase family protein, which yields MPNSNRKVFIIMTFSLLSLFLLPHFRILGNMKTVTKPAPPKKYCALTFDDGPDPRFTPQVLKILKKEKIPATFFVVGQNAAKYPDLIKEIYAQGNEIENHTYTHPVINYFKDNANLALEIKKTDAVVYAKTHYTPAFFRPPRGRRPVYLHKILAQNKKTLVMWNICVESVLDKKKTTFLVPKDKVIILAHDGRLDRSKTIKALPLVIKQYKDAGYQFVTINQLYSIGVK from the coding sequence ATGCCAAACAGCAATAGAAAAGTTTTTATCATTATGACTTTTTCTCTGCTTAGTTTATTTTTATTGCCCCACTTTCGTATCCTTGGCAATATGAAAACAGTAACAAAGCCAGCACCACCCAAAAAATACTGTGCCCTTACCTTTGACGACGGGCCCGATCCGCGCTTTACGCCGCAGGTATTAAAAATATTAAAAAAGGAAAAAATTCCGGCCACCTTTTTTGTAGTAGGCCAAAACGCCGCCAAATACCCGGATCTAATAAAAGAAATTTATGCCCAGGGCAATGAAATTGAAAACCACACTTATACCCATCCTGTAATTAATTACTTTAAAGATAATGCTAATTTAGCTTTAGAAATCAAAAAAACTGATGCAGTGGTATATGCAAAAACCCATTATACTCCTGCTTTTTTCCGCCCACCCCGCGGGCGTCGGCCGGTTTATCTTCATAAAATTTTAGCTCAAAATAAGAAAACTCTGGTAATGTGGAATATCTGTGTGGAAAGTGTCCTTGATAAAAAGAAAACAACTTTTTTAGTCCCAAAAGATAAAGTTATTATTTTAGCCCACGACGGCCGTTTAGATCGGAGTAAAACTATAAAAGCTCTTCCTTTAGTAATTAAACAATACAAAGACGCGGGTTATCAATTTGTAACGATTAACCAATTATACAGCATAGGAGTGAAATAA
- a CDS encoding RNA polymerase sigma factor, giving the protein MDDKLIPVIARARNGDDQAFEILVHIYYQKVLNFFKGKLQDEHISLDLTQEVFVKVLLKVKTLKKENNFEAWLFTIARNELNHFLRQKHKDKQIYQKIVEEFPKEESFNLKSSEVEELLKELPEKYQTALKLFYLEDKSIKDISLITKNPENTVKSWLYRGRELLKSLLLGGDKDD; this is encoded by the coding sequence ATGGACGATAAGCTTATTCCGGTTATAGCAAGGGCAAGAAACGGTGATGACCAGGCGTTTGAAATCTTAGTCCACATTTATTACCAGAAAGTTTTAAACTTTTTTAAGGGAAAATTACAAGACGAGCATATTTCCTTAGATTTAACCCAGGAGGTTTTTGTCAAAGTTTTACTTAAGGTAAAAACTTTAAAGAAGGAAAACAACTTTGAAGCCTGGCTTTTTACTATTGCCCGGAATGAACTAAATCATTTTTTACGGCAAAAACACAAAGACAAACAAATATACCAAAAAATCGTCGAGGAATTTCCAAAGGAAGAAAGTTTTAACCTGAAAAGTTCTGAAGTTGAGGAATTGCTAAAAGAACTTCCGGAAAAATACCAAACAGCTTTAAAATTATTTTATCTTGAGGATAAAAGCATAAAAGATATAAGTTTAATCACTAAAAACCCGGAAAACACGGTAAAATCCTGGCTGTACCGTGGAAGAGAACTTTTAAAGTCATTGTTACTGGGGGGAGATAAAGATGATTGA
- a CDS encoding PIG-L deacetylase family protein has product MRKKAILFAMNFLILWLVYNVFLNKDFSYALLNVKPQEKILIVAPHPDDELLAAGGLLVQSKEKNAKIIVVYLTAGDGFTQAVEVNYKELKPKTVDYINFGRLRITETLKVKNYLKIDRIYHLTYPDGYLKTLLFQYYDTPFTSPNTGFNSQSYSESYKPGQPFTGKNLIENLGEIIKKEKPDMVIFPSVLDNHPDHSFGGFATSVALREIDYQGKTYTYLVHSYFWPNYGKKFKLPRVLTENKLKFSVVSLNDFEYAKKTDALALYHSQRRVIGAFMKLFAKDDEVFLPESSTANTVWKRGSNVLHAQVFADKVLITFAKNQQDKLAVYGFNLQTRKTFRIIKNVNTWEQNITIPLEGHGIFIIESYKGKKISNKTLPFNY; this is encoded by the coding sequence ATGAGAAAAAAAGCTATCTTGTTTGCAATGAATTTTCTAATATTATGGTTGGTGTATAATGTTTTCTTAAACAAAGATTTTAGCTACGCTCTTTTAAACGTTAAACCGCAAGAAAAAATTTTAATTGTGGCTCCTCATCCCGATGACGAACTTTTAGCCGCCGGAGGATTACTCGTCCAATCTAAAGAAAAAAACGCCAAAATAATAGTGGTTTACCTGACTGCCGGTGACGGTTTTACGCAAGCCGTAGAAGTAAATTATAAAGAGCTTAAGCCTAAAACTGTTGATTATATTAATTTTGGCCGTTTAAGAATTACGGAAACTTTAAAGGTAAAAAACTATTTAAAGATTGACCGGATTTACCACTTAACCTATCCTGATGGTTATTTGAAAACATTATTGTTTCAATATTACGATACCCCTTTTACCTCTCCCAATACCGGTTTTAATTCCCAAAGTTATTCGGAGAGCTATAAACCAGGACAGCCTTTTACTGGAAAAAATTTAATTGAGAATTTAGGGGAAATTATTAAAAAAGAAAAACCGGATATGGTTATCTTCCCTTCGGTTTTGGACAACCATCCGGACCATAGCTTCGGGGGGTTTGCCACCAGTGTGGCTTTAAGGGAAATAGATTATCAGGGAAAAACTTATACCTACCTGGTTCACAGCTACTTTTGGCCCAACTACGGAAAAAAGTTTAAGCTTCCCCGGGTTTTAACGGAAAATAAACTAAAATTCTCCGTTGTTTCTTTAAATGATTTTGAATACGCTAAAAAAACAGATGCCCTGGCTTTATATCATTCCCAACGCAGAGTTATAGGAGCCTTTATGAAGCTTTTTGCCAAAGACGATGAAGTATTTCTTCCCGAAAGCAGTACCGCCAATACTGTCTGGAAGCGCGGCTCTAATGTTTTACATGCCCAGGTATTTGCAGACAAAGTGCTCATAACATTTGCTAAAAACCAGCAGGATAAGCTTGCGGTCTATGGATTTAACCTTCAAACCAGGAAAACATTCAGAATTATAAAAAATGTGAATACCTGGGAACAGAACATTACTATTCCTTTGGAAGGTCATGGTATATTTATCATAGAAAGTTATAAAGGGAAAAAAATAAGCAATAAAACATTACCATTTAACTATTAA
- a CDS encoding glycerol-3-phosphate responsive antiterminator — protein MLIDLINQQKVIPAIRTPVDFREVLTIPSVKIMFLLFGDINSLGDYLRHARSSGKKLIVHFDLIEGLGKDEAAVKYLVKAGVEGIITTKTSIARQAKKEGIIAIQRLFIIDSEAVRSGLKQLNESKPHGVEILPATVPAKIVQEIKEASRLPVIGGGLIQGEEDLKEALSKGFSAVSTNKTALWYLNGVI, from the coding sequence GTGTTAATAGACTTAATAAACCAGCAAAAAGTTATTCCAGCTATTAGAACCCCTGTTGATTTTCGCGAGGTTTTAACTATACCCTCGGTGAAAATTATGTTTTTATTGTTTGGGGATATTAATTCCCTGGGAGATTATCTAAGGCACGCCAGGTCTTCGGGGAAAAAGTTAATCGTACATTTTGATTTAATTGAGGGCTTAGGTAAAGATGAGGCGGCAGTCAAGTATTTAGTAAAAGCCGGAGTAGAGGGTATTATTACTACCAAAACTTCTATTGCCCGGCAGGCTAAAAAAGAAGGGATTATTGCCATCCAGAGGCTTTTTATCATTGACTCGGAGGCAGTGCGAAGCGGCTTAAAGCAGCTTAATGAGTCCAAGCCTCACGGTGTTGAAATACTACCGGCGACCGTTCCGGCAAAAATTGTCCAGGAAATAAAAGAAGCTTCCCGCCTTCCGGTGATTGGCGGAGGACTAATTCAAGGGGAAGAAGATTTAAAGGAAGCATTGTCCAAAGGCTTTTCGGCGGTTAGTACAAATAAAACAGCCCTGTGGTATTTAAACGGTGTTATATAA
- a CDS encoding MIP/aquaporin family protein → MTAFIGELIGVAIIILFGGGVVANVSLNKSKGQNSGWIVITAGWAFGVAVAAYATGKLSGAHLNPAVTIALAYLGQFPWSKVPMYILAQVLGGFIGGVLVWLAYLPHWAETDDPGAKLGVFSTGPAIRNYAANLLTEIIGTTALVFGVLALGVNKEPAASGLAPLLVGILVWALGLSLGGPTGYAINPARDLGPRIAHAVLPIPGKGSSDWAYSWVPIVGPIIGGLIGAILYQMVF, encoded by the coding sequence ATGACCGCATTTATTGGCGAATTAATTGGTGTGGCAATTATTATTTTATTTGGTGGTGGCGTTGTCGCAAACGTTTCACTTAACAAATCTAAAGGTCAAAATTCCGGCTGGATTGTTATTACTGCAGGTTGGGCTTTTGGGGTGGCTGTTGCGGCTTATGCTACTGGAAAGTTAAGTGGTGCTCATTTAAATCCTGCGGTAACTATTGCTTTAGCTTATCTTGGCCAGTTTCCCTGGTCAAAAGTTCCTATGTATATTTTAGCTCAGGTTTTAGGTGGATTTATTGGCGGTGTTTTAGTATGGCTTGCTTATCTTCCCCACTGGGCGGAAACCGATGATCCAGGAGCAAAATTAGGTGTATTTAGTACCGGTCCTGCTATTAGAAATTATGCCGCAAACCTTCTAACAGAGATTATTGGAACGACTGCTTTAGTTTTTGGGGTACTTGCTTTAGGCGTAAATAAGGAACCTGCTGCATCTGGTTTAGCTCCCCTTTTAGTGGGTATTTTGGTATGGGCATTAGGCTTATCCCTTGGTGGTCCTACAGGCTATGCAATTAACCCGGCACGGGATTTAGGCCCCAGAATTGCACACGCAGTCTTACCTATTCCTGGCAAAGGAAGTTCCGACTGGGCGTATTCCTGGGTGCCGATTGTAGGTCCGATCATTGGCGGTTTAATTGGGGCGATTTTATATCAAATGGTATTTTAG
- the glpK gene encoding glycerol kinase GlpK codes for MTKKYVLALDQGTTSCRAILFDRDSNIVGVAQKEFTQYYPKPGWVEHDPEEIWSTQYGVIAELLARYNVSPEEIAAIGITNQRETTVVWDKTTGKPVYNAIVWQCRRTTGICDELKAKGLEEKVRYKTGLVIDAYFSGTKIKWILDNVEGAREKAERGELLFGTIDTWLVWKLTGGKVHVTDYSNASRTMIYNIRELKWDEELLAELGIPASMLPEVKPSSFVYGKTDPNTFFGHAIPISGIAGDQQAALFGQTCFEPGMAKNTYGTGCFMLMNTGDKVYESKNGLLTTIAWGIDGKVEYALEGSIFIAGAVIQWLRDGLKLIESAADSEYFASKVSDTGGVYIVPAFAGLGAPYWDMRARGTIVGLTRGTNKYHLVRAALESMAYQTRDVLSAMEADSGIKLQALKVDGGAVANNLLMQFQADILGVPVERPVNIETTAMGAAYLAGLAVGFWADKNELKAKYKVSRRFEPEMDVETREKLYKGWQRAVTRARDWETEE; via the coding sequence GTGACGAAAAAATATGTATTGGCGTTAGACCAGGGTACTACCAGCTGCCGGGCAATTTTATTTGACCGGGACAGCAATATTGTGGGGGTTGCCCAAAAAGAGTTTACTCAATATTATCCTAAGCCAGGCTGGGTGGAACATGATCCGGAGGAAATCTGGAGCACTCAGTATGGCGTTATCGCAGAACTTTTGGCCCGCTACAATGTGAGTCCTGAAGAAATTGCAGCTATAGGGATTACCAACCAGCGGGAAACAACGGTGGTCTGGGATAAAACAACAGGAAAACCGGTATACAACGCTATTGTCTGGCAGTGCCGGAGAACTACTGGAATTTGCGATGAATTAAAAGCCAAAGGGCTGGAAGAAAAGGTACGGTATAAAACCGGGCTGGTAATTGACGCTTATTTTTCGGGTACAAAGATTAAGTGGATTTTAGATAACGTTGAAGGGGCCCGGGAAAAAGCGGAAAGAGGAGAACTGTTATTTGGTACCATTGATACCTGGCTTGTCTGGAAGTTAACCGGCGGTAAAGTACATGTTACTGACTATTCCAATGCTTCCAGGACCATGATTTACAATATTCGGGAGTTAAAATGGGATGAAGAGCTTTTAGCAGAACTGGGGATTCCCGCTTCGATGTTGCCGGAAGTTAAACCTTCTAGTTTTGTTTATGGAAAAACTGATCCCAATACCTTCTTTGGACACGCAATTCCCATTTCCGGGATTGCCGGAGACCAGCAAGCGGCCTTATTTGGTCAAACCTGCTTTGAACCGGGAATGGCTAAAAATACCTATGGTACCGGATGCTTTATGCTGATGAATACCGGTGATAAAGTTTATGAATCTAAAAACGGCCTCTTAACCACCATTGCCTGGGGGATTGACGGTAAGGTAGAATATGCTTTGGAAGGAAGTATTTTTATTGCCGGTGCAGTTATCCAGTGGTTAAGAGACGGCTTAAAACTTATTGAAAGTGCAGCAGATTCCGAATATTTTGCTTCCAAAGTTTCCGATACCGGTGGAGTGTATATCGTTCCGGCCTTTGCCGGACTGGGTGCTCCTTACTGGGATATGCGGGCCCGGGGTACGATTGTTGGCTTAACCCGGGGTACTAACAAATACCACCTTGTAAGAGCTGCATTAGAATCTATGGCCTATCAAACCCGGGATGTTTTATCAGCGATGGAAGCTGACTCGGGCATTAAACTTCAGGCTCTTAAAGTAGACGGTGGGGCTGTTGCCAACAACCTTTTAATGCAGTTCCAGGCGGATATCCTGGGTGTTCCGGTAGAACGACCGGTAAACATTGAAACTACTGCGATGGGAGCTGCTTACTTAGCAGGTTTAGCCGTTGGTTTCTGGGCCGATAAGAATGAACTTAAAGCTAAGTATAAAGTAAGCCGTCGTTTTGAGCCGGAGATGGATGTGGAAACAAGAGAAAAGCTTTATAAGGGCTGGCAGCGTGCAGTAACTAGAGCCCGGGATTGGGAAACCGAAGAGTAA